AGTTAGGtcacacttcttttttttcacatccCCCTAAGACAAAACCAGTACAACATCACAATAAGACAACAGAGACCCTTGAGCTCACCAGTACGGGACTCCCTTCTGATAGCTTTTGGGCCAGTTCGTCAGGTGTGAGTACCTGCACATTGATGCCGTTTATCTCCATTATCTTGTCCCCtctcctgaaaaaaaaaaaaaatacaattttgttaTCCATGTATAGCCAAATAAATTTAATTCAAAAGAAGCTGGATATCACTCTTtagaaaatgcagtttttactcATTTATATGAAACATATTAATAAAGTTTACTTTTTTGTTCTATCGATTTTTTCTTGCTAGTTCTTCGAATAGTTAATAGGTTTCATACAGAATTTGATTATAGTTTTGAAACTTCACAACCGTCATAAACCATGATTTTCAGGAAATGGATGAGACTGTCAAAAGTCAAAAAAccttaaaatttaaacaaaagcatgcagatgtttttttttaaattgtattttactGTACTTATTTATTATAATCATACAGAATTCATCTTTGATTTCATCTCATTGGTGAAACAGCCCGTAAGGATTTTGATGTAAATGAACAAGGGGATGTATAGAGCGCCATAAAGGCTTGTACAATGTGACATAACGATTTGATGACCAGAAAAATCCTTGTAGCTTATGAAACAAACACAATATAAGATTAACAACAAAggctaaataaaaaaggaacaacACAGACAGAACTCTTAATACTTGTAATACAAGCCAGAGCTTTTGATATGAACTGTTTGAATTTTCACACTTTGGATACAgttagaaaaaaatctaaaaaaaattgaagctCTTCTTTCACTGACATTTTTTCAGACAAGCATTAGCTCCTGATTATGTCATTTAGTTTATACCCTGACCTTCTTGTTAGCGCAGTGATTTctcatttaattgtttaataACAGTAAGAGTCAAGAGCTCAATTATACCtcacaaacatttttttcccattgTCTTTTTTGTACTTCACCACATTTTCCACTTCATAATGATGCTTCCCGTCATTGGTCTGGTGCACAATCAGCACGCCTCCATTTACCAGGGAATCCTGAAATAAAAGAGTCAATAAACAAACCTCAACTCCTCACCACAAACATCCGCCACTGCGTCATCGTCTCATACTTAGTGGTGCTGAATGTTGAAGACACCCACCTTCAGATCCATTCTGCTCTTAGCGTCCGTGACTCGTAACGTCAAAAACTGAAGCCACCGGCAGCGAAAGCAGGATCCTTTAAAGCTTTGATTGTGTTTGTGCTTCGGTTAGATGGAAGGGGAAGTTCAAATGAGCAGCCACTGGTGTATCTGTAAATGGGGAACGGTTGTCTGAAGAGGAACTGATCAAGCAAACATCTATTGAAAAAGTAGCTTAGTGTGTAATTTCTTAGAATACAGAACTTGTAATATCTGAGTGAGAAAGATTACATATCAATGGGAGGATATGAAATTTCCAGATGGAGAACATAGGCCTACGTCAATTTTTACTACAAATTTacaaccatgtttctgttttaGAGTTCAGGCCAGATAAATCCACGAAACTCACTTATTAGAAGATGACAGAGGCAGTGAAGATTTTTCTTCAGCTGTCACTTGATTCATATAATTTTCTGGCAATAAGACTTTGATTCCAGTTTTACATGATACATGTCTGTTTTGGGGGCTGGCCGGAGGTAAAGCAGGGCACTGGCAAAAAGTTAGTGAGTTGATTCTGGCCTGTGAGTCCATCTGCTGAAGTTTCGATGTCCTGGGGTGAGACACTGAACCCAACATTTCTTCCGACGTGTTCATcaatgagtgagtgtgtgtgtgggatagAAAAAGCCTGGTCTAGAAGCAATAAAACGGGATGCCTGTTTAAACTTCTGTTGGCTCACATAAGTCTGTAGAAATGTGTGTCTGAAAGGGTTAATGTGGCTTGTACGCTAAGGTTCTTTGAGTTGTTGACACATGTGGCCCGTTTAAAACACTATCCCTGTTAAACAGAAGAAAGAGAGGGTTTTGGTGCAAGCCATCTCTCAAGGTCATACAGTTTTCATGTTTAGGGGGGATTGGTGTGTTACTAAATTTACAGTCAAGCTATTTCTAGCGTTGCCTGCCGAGCCAGGGAAGTCCATCTAAATCAGTAGAAGAGGTGGTGGATTGAGTTACATGAGAGACACGGTCACTGCTGCACAAGTCCACTACATATCAGAGCTGAGAGACCGAACACGTCTCCACCGTAAACTAACAAGCTGACCAGGTACTGAAACATGAAACGCTGCATGATTATGTGTATCTGATAGTTGtgaagagttttcttttttttctagcaGGTGAATGTGCTCAGAAATGTTTCAGTCTGCTTGCTTAAATACTTCTGTGAGCATGCCCTACCACGGACTGGCAACCGATCGGAGGATAGCGCCGCGTCTCAGAGGCAGCTGGCATAAATTCCAGCAGAATCCCTCACCATTATCAGGAATAAGCAGGCATAGACAATGTGTGACGACTAGATAATTGAACCTTTTcgtgtaagtcgctttggataaaagcgtctgctaaatgacagtagtagtagtagtagtagtaatagtagtagtagtagtagtagtagtagacacactgttgataaaaaaaatagttttttttgttgttcagGAGTTTCAAATTCATTTTGGAGGGATATTGATTACTTTTAAGAAGTGTTCTCTAACTGTTCCATGCTCCCACTTTTGATTGTCCGTCCTAGTCGGCTCTTCCTACAAAGAATGTGGCatctggggggcggtggccatagGTGTGAGGGACCGACcaacgctgcttgcagctttaattttaaatacagcggggcaaaaaagtatttactgGTAGTCagccaccagttgtgcaagttctctcacttaaaaagatgagaggcctgtaattttcatcataggtaaacttcaactatgagagatagaatggggggaaagaatccaggaaatcacattgtaggattttgactgaattaattggtaaattcctcggtaaaataagtatttggtcacctacaaacaagcaagatttctggctttcacagacctgtaacttcttctttaagaggctcctctgtcctccactctttacttgtattaatggcacctgttttaactggttatcagtataaaagacacctgtccacaacctcaaacagtcacactccaaactccactatggccaagaccaaagagctgtcaaaggacgtgagaaacaaaattgtagacctgcaccagactgggaagactgaatctgcaataggtacaGTAAggagcttggtgtgaagaaatcaactgtgggagcaagtattagaaaatggaagacgtacaagaccactgataatctccctggatctggggctccacgcaagatctcaccccgtggggtaaaaatgatcacaagaacggtgagtaaaaatcccagaaccacacgggggacctagtgaatgacctgcagagagctgggaccaaagtaacaaactCTACCATCAGTAACTCACTACGCCGCCAGGGACTcaaatcctgcagtgccagacgtgtctccctgctgaagccagtacatgtccaggcccgtctgaagtttgctagagagcatttggatgatgcagaagaggattgggagaatgttatatggtcagatgaaaccaaaatagaactttttggtagaaacgcAACTTGtcatgtttggaggagaaagaaagctgagttgcatccaaagaacaccaaacctactgtgaagcatgggggtggaaacatcatgctttggggatgtttttctgcaaagagaccaggacgactgatccgtgtaagggaaagaatgaacggggccatgtatcgtgagattttgagtgaaaacctccttccatcagcaagggcattgaagatgaaacgtggctgggtctttcagcatgacaatgatcccaaacacaccacccGGGCAAagaaggagtggcttcataagaaacatttcaaggtcctggagtggcctagccagtctccagatctcaaccccatagaaaatctttggagggagttgaaagtctgtgttgcccagcaacagccccaaaacatcactgctctagaggagatctgcatggaggaacgggccaaaataccagcaacagtgtgtgaaaaccttgtgaagacttacagaaaacatttgacctctaTCTTTGCCAACAAAAGGtgtaacaaagtattgagattaacttttgttattgaccaaatactcattttccactataatttgcgaaacattctttaaaaatcagacaatgtgactttttggattttttttttcattttcaccattatagctgtgatgaaaattagatgtatatctcatctttttaagtgggagaaccgtggctgactaaatactttttgccccactgtataccTTTCAGGTTCATAGATTAGCTTGAAGTAGGAATCTCAAGGGAACAGGTTATCCAGGTTTAACATCTCTTTTGCTTTTGCTATGTATGGTTTTTGCACTGCAGATTAAATTTGAAATAAATACTACACATCCAGAGAGTCCACACATGAATCAACATACTGAATGAGAACAACTTGCTTCCATTTGAGGAACTAACTCAGGTTAGAAAACAGGAATTAAAATGATCCCAtaccttacacacacacacacacgcacacgcacacgcgcacgcgcacacgcacacgcgcacaggTTTTTTTCTCAATACGAGCAGCTGTAACCCTTTTTCTCCCAGGATGTGatacattgtgtgtgtgtttcaggctGCCATGCTCAACGTGTTAATAATAGGAGGAGGGCCTCATGCCTTGACCTTGGCCTGCTTGCTGTCCAGCCATGACCCTGATCTAAACTCTGACAGTGGACTCAACCCATCCACCCCCCCCTACCACTCAGACCCACACAAGTCTCAGCCAAGACCCAATCCATCCAGCAACAGACGCTGCAGGtccaagaggaagaagagggccACAGTTGGTACGGTGCAATTGTTTAAGTTAAGTCATCGAAATTATACTAATTATTAAGTTATGATGTTATTGCATAGTTTATTACTAATTTATTGACATAAACTTCTCATTATTTTCAAACTGATTCATTGATAACATTTAGTCAAATCCCGAGAAGAAGCAAAAAGGAGCTGGTATACAACATACTAGCTGTCCACAACCTTTAAATAATCCCACTCTACCACTAGGATGCATAAAACAATCAGTAATCCTTCACTAAATCAATCTTCTACAGTGATATGTGCCAAAGCCAAAAAATAGAGGCGCACCAGTAGACAGATTTTAATTTCTGGAAATATGTCCTGTGGTCTGATTAGGCCAAAACTGAACTCTGGTCATAATGATCATCATCATGTTTGGAGAGAAAATGGGGAAAGCTTGTGTTTCTCAGAGCACAATTTCAAATGGGAAGTATGAATATATGAAAAGTATGAAGAAGAAGTATGAAAGCAGCAGCAACTGCTTAGAGGCTGCTTTACTACAGGAGGGACCAAAGCATTTCATAAGATAGATGGGCGATGGGGAAGGAACATTATGATAGTATATTAGAGCAACATCTTAACACATCCACCAAAAACTTAAAACTAGATTCTGGATGGGTCTTCATCCAAGAAGCACCACTCAAAATTAGCTGTAGTGGTTTAAGGTCAACGAAGAGCCCTAATGTTACATATTGACGTGTATGGGCCTGCAAGAAGGCCCTCAACCTTGACTCAGGTCCACCCTCTGGAGAAATGGACCACATTCCAGAAATATATTGTATGATGTTTGAACCAAGTAAAACTGTTAAACTGCAATTTAATTAAATGCTATGTGGATGAAAACGTTTGACTTTGACGAAAGTAATATACTGATCTCTTAAAGATTATCCCtccctttattttgaaaaatataaaaggTGGACTTCCAACTGACCTAAAACAGGAAAGGTTTCCTCAACTTTACTGTCAGTCTAATCATGtcaggttttctttttctgaactGTGTGTAAACTTCTGTTAGTAACTATACTGACTGTTCATTTTTATCTTGATAAAAGTAACTTCAATCATATATGTCCTTGATTTGTCTCTGCAGCCCAGACACCAGAGGAGCAACTTGGAAAGTTAACAACACCAGAAAGGGTCATTTGCCCTCCGCTTAGTCTCGGAGTTGTGGATACATATGGAGATTGGACCGCTCTGTGGGAGAGCCAGTTTGCAGCTTTGAACATCCCCCACCTGCGCTCACACACATTGGTGCACACAGACCCTTTCAACAAGGTAAAAAACCTAACCAACTTCCCTCGGAGCGGAAATAAGGAAGGAGCTTTTACAGTATGAATGTAAATGAGCACATGGGTGAATGTTGTCTTTGACAGAAGGCACTTCAGGAGTTTGTTTTAAAGTGTGAGCGTTCAGCTGAGCTTCATAGTCTCCCAGACCGTGTTTATATCCTGGATGAAAACGCTTTCTTCAATGACATGCGGCTCGgcaaaaaggagaggaaacGTCTGAACATCAGCTCCACACTGAAGAAGAGTTTATCCTTCAGTCTGCCCGGAACAAAACTTAGTGTGGATTTCTTTAAGGAGCAGGTGAGACAAACTGTTCCCTCTTACGGGTGGTTATTCACCACGTTTGTACTCTTATAAGATGCTATTCAAAGATTGTACATCATTACTCTCTGATTTCACATCTGCATTTTCACATCCATAATAAATAGAATAAGTTCCCCAAAGCATAAAAAAGCTTCTAAATAACCCTTGTAGTTTGAGCTTTTATGTAGGTTTGTTTGGAAAAGCCTTAATTTGAAttctatataaaaaaaaaggttgactaTGGCTAACTTTGAtcttgaaacaaaaaaaaaaaatctcagaaaccaattgtagaaatattttgctaATCAGAAAATGTCGACCTGTTCCTACCaagcagaaataaaaacataattcagtCAGGCTgggttcagcttctatgctccacatgtcaaCTCCCAGAGAGTATCAGATCAGCTGGAACACTAttttaagtccaggttgaagactcacctgttcttggctgtatttgaataaagctctaaacctgcactggtacttttaagcttgagtttcaaaactCAACACTTAACtactgtttttatcatttttctttctttctttatttttttgtttaaattttaaatcatgccaattatgatgttttaatgtctctataAAGCATGTTGTATCACCTTGTTATTGAAGTGCACCATACAAATGAGCTTACCATGCCACACAAACCATGACACCACACAGACCTGTAAACAATCTAATGAACAGTAGAAACTTTCAGCTTTAAACCAATACAGACCACCTTAACAAAACACCATTCCAACACCAAGCTGCTCACTGAACACATCTTATGAAGACAGGCATCACACAGATAACTGGAGCCAAGCAACAAAAATTCACTGAGCTACTCAtgaaagaagaacaaaaaagTAACTTTCCACTGCACAACATTGTTGCCGGTCTTAACATTGATGTTTCACCATCATAAATCCAATCGAGTCATGTAATTTCAAAACACTGTTATCTCTGAAAATCTTAGTTTCCTGATTTGCTTGACTTTATTTATCTGTACATGCAGGTGGAGAGGTACCAGTTGGGCAAAGTTCTGGTGAAGGGAACAGTGGAACGCATCACTCCAGTAACTGAGGAGAAAGATGaggaaggagagcaggaagCAGATGGTGAAGCCACCAGAGCTTCTGAGGGGAAGATCGTTGGAGCCAAGAAGCCAGTGAAATATTTTTCAGTCCGCCTTCAAAAAGGTGATATCATAAAGGCTCGTCGGGTTGTTATGGCGACAGGTCCGACCCGTGCCCAGATGGCAAACATCCCTACATGGGTGAGAAACATTGAGGAGAGCTATCCAGAGCAGCGTTTGCAGCACACCATCCATCTCATGCACCAGTTGCCAAACTCTAAGCAAAAGCTCGGAGGTGCAAATTGTCAGAAGCATGAAGGGACCATTTCTACTCAAGGTAAGCAATATTTCTCATGAGTCCAGCATCTTAATGCCAAAGACATTAGAGTTAGTTGATACGGCTCTCAAAAACATCTTGTACGTAGGCATAAAATCCAAGTAACATTTTCACATTCATGAGAGTATTTTATGCTTTACTTCTTAAGATTTTAGAGAGCATTTAACAGTCTTAGGTCAGATCTTCCTTTACGAGCGCTgtatgcctgtgtgtgtgtaggatTGTATGTAGTGTGTGAGACAGGGCAGAGGGTAATGGTAGTTGGTGGAGGACTGACCAGCGCTCATGTCATCTCAATTGCCCTGCAGCAAGGGGCCAGCCATGTGACATGGGTCATGAGAAAGCACCTGCAGGTCTAGTGACTGTGTGAAACAGCATGCCCATCAaccataaaacaaaacaaacaaagcaaaaaacaCTGTAGCTACACTCATCTCCACACACGTCAGCATTCattgtttcctctgcagctgaAACAGTTTGATGTGGGCGATGTGGAGAGCCTGGTGGGTCGATACTCCCATGTGGAGCATGGTATCAAGATGGATGGCCAAGCCTACCTACGGCAGTTCTACAATGAACGGAGTCTCCACAAACGGCTAGCCATGATTCAGCAGGCAAGGAAAGGAGGGGCAGTTACCCCAGAGGCCTACATCCACCTAAAACCATTCATAATGAACGGAAAAGTGGAAGTAAAGACATATTGTCAGGTAACAGTAGACATACACAGTACACAAAGAGAGATGAGTATGACAAGGGGAAGTTATGTGAAAATCTTCAGTAGCAAATTGTAACTAAACAATTGTAACTAATTGGACGGTATTGAGTGAAAAAGAAGGTTACATTTTGGTCATCGCCATCTTATTCTTTTTTCCGTCTCTCTTTGATGCAACCTCACTTGCAACTGTCACTATATTCATAACGAAAAGTGAAAATGAACATGAAAGCGATGCAaagtttgttgggttttttgtttGGGTAATTTGTGCACTGGAATATGCTGGATGAAACTGGTCTTTGAAAATGCTTGATACCTCCCACGAGCATTGGGAG
This genomic interval from Cololabis saira isolate AMF1-May2022 chromosome 2, fColSai1.1, whole genome shotgun sequence contains the following:
- the zgc:113276 gene encoding uncharacterized protein zgc:113276 isoform X2, coding for MLNVLIIGGGPHALTLACLLSSHDPDLNSDSGLNPSTPPYHSDPHKSQPRPNPSSNRRCRSKRKKRATVAQTPEEQLGKLTTPERVICPPLSLGVVDTYGDWTALWESQFAALNIPHLRSHTLVHTDPFNKKALQEFVLKCERSAELHSLPDRVYILDENAFFNDMRLGKKERKRLNISSTLKKSLSFSLPGTKLSVDFFKEQVERYQLGKVLVKGTVERITPVTEEKDEEGEQEADGEATRASEGKIVGAKKPVKYFSVRLQKGDIIKARRVVMATGPTRAQMANIPTWVRNIEESYPEQRLQHTIHLMHQLPNSKQKLGGANCQKHEGTISTQGLYVVCETGQRVMVVGGGLTSAHVISIALQQGASHVTWVMRKHLQLKQFDVGDVESLVGRYSHVEHGIKMDGQAYLRQFYNERSLHKRLAMIQQARKGGAVTPEAYIHLKPFIMNGKVEVKTYCQVIDGWPCITESLQWTDECPLYLMGQYTALQVGPHAVNLAGGQAASMRIARDLFHRQQQDNRHASDTKGDKLKTEDYIQQMQGLLWL
- the zgc:113276 gene encoding uncharacterized protein zgc:113276 isoform X1, translated to MLNVLIIGGGPHALTLACLLSSHDPDLNSDSGLNPSTPPYHSDPHKSQPRPNPSSNRRCRSKRKKRATVAQTPEEQLGKLTTPERVICPPLSLGVVDTYGDWTALWESQFAALNIPHLRSHTLVHTDPFNKKALQEFVLKCERSAELHSLPDRVYILDENAFFNDMRLGKKERKRLNISSTLKKSLSFSLPGTKLSVDFFKEQVERYQLGKVLVKGTVERITPVTEEKDEEGEQEADGEATRASEGKIVGAKKPVKYFSVRLQKGDIIKARRVVMATGPTRAQMANIPTWVRNIEESYPEQRLQHTIHLMHQLPNSKQKLGGANCQKHEGTISTQGLYVVCETGQRVMVVGGGLTSAHVISIALQQGASHVTWVMRKHLQLKQFDVGDVESLVGRYSHVEHGIKMDGQAYLRQFYNERSLHKRLAMIQQARKGGAVTPEAYIHLKPFIMNGKVEVKTYCQVSEANWCYRNQAWSLALSTGDLWTGDMIWLATGCKLDVKQDPLLTDVMKVFPIQVIDGWPCITESLQWTDECPLYLMGQYTALQVGPHAVNLAGGQAASMRIARDLFHRQQQDNRHASDTKGDKLKTEDYIQQMQGLLWL